GTACTTGCTTTGAGGAAATAACAGGAGTCGGCAATGGCCGAAGATAGCGATCTCGAAAGAACCGAACCGGCCTCGCCCAAGCGCCTTGAACAAGCGCGGGAAGAGGGCGATGTTCCGCGTTCGCGCGAACTATCTACCTGCACTATCCTGCTGGCAGCAGGAGGTGCCCTGTGGGGCATGGGTGACGGGCTGGTACGTCACTTGAACCAGGCTCTGGTCGCCGGCCTGTCGCTGGAGCGGGCGATTATCTATGACCATGAACTGCTGTTTTCCAAGATTGCTGCCAGTTTGTGGGATGTGCTGTTGGCTTTTGCGCCAGTCGCCGGGCTTTTACTGGTGGTTGCGCTAGGCTCGCCTTTGCTGATTGGTGGCTGGTTGTTCAGTGCCAAAGCCCTGACCCCGAATTTTTCGCGCATGAACCCGATCTCTGGCCTGGGTAATATGATTTCTACCCATGCGGGTGTGGAACTGATCAAGGCCATTATCAAAACCATTTTGGTGGGTACAGTTGCCTGGATAGTCATCATGGGGCAAAAGAATGCCATCTTTGCCTTGCCACTGGAATCTCTGAAATCTGGCCCAGCTCACGTTGGTCACATGATGGGCGTGTGTTTTCTGGCCATCGTCGGTTCGCTGGCGGTGATTGCTGCGATTGATGCACCTTACCAGATGTGGCAATACGCAGAAAAACTGAAGATGACGCATCAGGAAGTGGTGCAGGAATCCAAAGAAGCCAACGGTAATCCACAAATCAAGGCGAAGATTCGCGCCCAACAGCGTGAGATGGCACGCCGCCGCATGATGTCTGAGATTCCAACGGCTGACGTTGTCGTTACCAACCCGACTCACTTTGCTGTCGCTCTCAAATATACCGAAGGTGGTAATGGCGCGCCTAAAGTCATTGCCAAGGGTGCAGATGCAGTCGCTGCCAAAATCCGTGAGTTGGCCAAGGAACACAATGTGCCCCTGCTGGAAGCACCACCACTGGCGCGTGCCTTGTACAAACACACTGATCTCGGCGACGAAATACCAGAAGCCCTGTATGCCGCCGTGGCAGAAGTACTGGCCTATGTTTATCAATTGCGCAGTTATACCAAGGCCGGTGGTAACAAACCTGTAGAACCAAGTGATTTATATGTACCAGCTGAGCTTGACCCTAATAATCAAACAGCTAATCAAGCAGGAGCTCAAGCATGAATAGCTTTACCTTGCCTGCCTGGATGAATGGCATGAATACCAGGGCGCTGGCTGCGCCTTTCCTCATCATCCTGATGCTGGCGATGATGATTCTGCCTTTGCCAGCCTTTATTCTGGACGTGTTCTTCAGCTTCAATATCGCGATCGCCATCATCGTTTTGCTGACCAGTTTATACACGGTCAAGCCGCTGGATTTCATGGTGTTCCCGACCGTGCTGCTGGTCAGTACGATGTTGCGTCTGTCCCTGAATGTTGCTTCTACCCGCGTCGTGCTGACAGAAGGTCACACAGGCCCGGATGCTGCCGGTAAAGTGATTGAAGCCTTTGGCCACTTTTTGATCGGAGGTAATTACACGGTCGGTATCGTGGTCTTCATTATCCTGACCATCATCAACTTTACTGTCGTTACCAAGGGTGCTGGCCGTATTGCAGAGGTGGGTGCACGTTTTGCCCTGGATGCGATGCCAGGTAAACAAATGGCGATTGATGCTGACTTGAATGCCGGTCTGATCGCTGAGCAGGAAGCCCGCCGCCGCCGTACCGAAGTGGCGCAAGAAGCAGAATTTTATGGTGCCATGGACGGTGCCAGTAAATATGTGCGTGGTGACGCGGTAGCGGGCATCATGGTCACCGTCATCAATATCGTTGGTGGCCTGGTGGTGGGTATGGTCCAGCATGACCTGGATTTTGCCACTGCTCTGAAAAACTATACCTTGCTGGCCATTGGTGATGGCCTGGTCGCACAAATTCCTTCGCTGATTATCTCAACTGCGGCAGGTGTCGTGGTCTCGCGCGTGGCCAGTGATCAGGATATCAGTGGTCAGTTAATAGGGCAGTTGTTTGCCAAACCCCAGGTCATGATCATCACCGGTGGCATTATCGGTGGCATGGGTATCATACCCGGCATGCCGCACATCGCCTTCGTTTTGCTGGCAGGCATATTGGTTGGCGGTGGCTACATGCTCAACAAGCGCGCCCAGTTGCCCCCGGTTATTGAAGAAAAAACCGAGGCTCCCGCCACGGCAGGTCAGGAAATGGAAGAAGCAACCTGGCAAGATATCTTGCCAGTCGATACCCTGGGCCTGGAAGTCGGTTATCGCCTGATCCCCCTGGTAGATAAAAACCAAAGTGGTGAACTCCTGCGCCGTATCAAAGGCATACGCAAGAAATTTGCCCAGGAAGTGGGATTTTTGTCACCCCCCGTCCATATACGCGATAATCTGGAACTCAAGCCTTCTGCATACAGGATCACCCTCAAGGGGGTGGAAGTCGGTGCCGGTGAGGCATTGAGCGGACAGTAT
This is a stretch of genomic DNA from Undibacterium sp. KW1. It encodes these proteins:
- the flhB gene encoding flagellar biosynthesis protein FlhB, with the translated sequence MAEDSDLERTEPASPKRLEQAREEGDVPRSRELSTCTILLAAGGALWGMGDGLVRHLNQALVAGLSLERAIIYDHELLFSKIAASLWDVLLAFAPVAGLLLVVALGSPLLIGGWLFSAKALTPNFSRMNPISGLGNMISTHAGVELIKAIIKTILVGTVAWIVIMGQKNAIFALPLESLKSGPAHVGHMMGVCFLAIVGSLAVIAAIDAPYQMWQYAEKLKMTHQEVVQESKEANGNPQIKAKIRAQQREMARRRMMSEIPTADVVVTNPTHFAVALKYTEGGNGAPKVIAKGADAVAAKIRELAKEHNVPLLEAPPLARALYKHTDLGDEIPEALYAAVAEVLAYVYQLRSYTKAGGNKPVEPSDLYVPAELDPNNQTANQAGAQA
- the flhA gene encoding flagellar biosynthesis protein FlhA, with the translated sequence MNSFTLPAWMNGMNTRALAAPFLIILMLAMMILPLPAFILDVFFSFNIAIAIIVLLTSLYTVKPLDFMVFPTVLLVSTMLRLSLNVASTRVVLTEGHTGPDAAGKVIEAFGHFLIGGNYTVGIVVFIILTIINFTVVTKGAGRIAEVGARFALDAMPGKQMAIDADLNAGLIAEQEARRRRTEVAQEAEFYGAMDGASKYVRGDAVAGIMVTVINIVGGLVVGMVQHDLDFATALKNYTLLAIGDGLVAQIPSLIISTAAGVVVSRVASDQDISGQLIGQLFAKPQVMIITGGIIGGMGIIPGMPHIAFVLLAGILVGGGYMLNKRAQLPPVIEEKTEAPATAGQEMEEATWQDILPVDTLGLEVGYRLIPLVDKNQSGELLRRIKGIRKKFAQEVGFLSPPVHIRDNLELKPSAYRITLKGVEVGAGEALSGQYLAINPGMVTGNLPGAVTNDPAFGLPAIWIDAALREQAQAMGYTVVDSGTVIATHLNHLITSHAAELLGRQEVQLLMDHLAKDMPKMVEELVPKALPLFILQKVLQNLLVEGVHIRDMRTIIETLSEQAMHTQDANELTAQVRIALGRAIVQQIFPTGNEMTVMTLDSRLERLLMQALQTSGADGSGIEPGLADTLASQTEAAAQHQEQMGLTPVLLVPAPLRALLSRFLRRNLPQLKVLSHAEVPETKTIRVTSLVGGQS